In Musa acuminata AAA Group cultivar baxijiao chromosome BXJ3-9, Cavendish_Baxijiao_AAA, whole genome shotgun sequence, a single genomic region encodes these proteins:
- the LOC135648820 gene encoding probable receptor-like protein kinase At1g49730: MPAAHDLVLFLALASLGSRSSLRVIAGDCPLDFSWSNFTLASSACSNQNERGYCCRYINAFVAISIARFANATGRLGVPPAFTEVCLSSISETFDLYGIPADATAFCGLGPKIRVSYQCQGRTTVLEMMQSPNFSDVIETCNVPLSLDNSCKRCLNSGIVYLHHLIAIDDNVTLSVCRDAVFVTLANQGGKFSAVDMATCFFGVQGLTVLPVSSSESSTPTSPNSTSSPSSVSAQAPRQHLNAIPINKVHHTYHLTLIPGIGIGVIGLTILLLLILIMLIRKKSRELKNADTPIENSWDAFSMPSTQVRRCQEGPSTMFRRFTYVEIKKATENFSTVIGKGGFGTVYKAQFADGSIAAAKRMNKVSKQGEEEFCREIELLARLHHRHLVALKGFCAERNERFLVYEYMENGSVKDHLHSSGRNRLSWRTRLQIAIDVANALEYLHFFCDPPLCHRDIKSSNILLDEKFVAKVADFGLAHASRNGAICFEPVNTDIRGNTGYMDPEYVVTQELTEKSDIYSYGVLLLELVTGRRAIQENRNLVEWSQQFMATDSRLSELVDPAVRDSFDIEQLHMVVGVVRWCTHREGRARPSIKQVLRVFSEHLDPAQNGFSGNEGSDGYGSGGTSKAIIHKNEVVPYSGDGRCLQSSSSTSRSYCSRSVLLESGSPQSPPGMISL, from the exons ATTGTCCCCTGGACTTTAGTTGGTCAAACTTCACCTTAGCGTCTTCTGCTTGCTCAAATCAAAATGAGCGAGGCTATTGCTGCCGTTATATTAATGCATTTGTTGCGATTTCTATTGCTCGATTTGCAAATGCAACTGGCAGGCTTGGAGTTCCGCCAGCATTCACTGAAGTCTGCCTTAGTTCCATTTCAGAAACCTTCGACTTATATGGCATTCCAGCTGATGCCACTGCTTTTTGTGGTTTGGGACCAAAAATTCGAGTTTCTTATCAATGCCAGGGTAGAACAACTGTGTTGGAAATGATGCAGTCCCCCAATTTTAGTGATGTTATTGAAACTTGTAATGTGCCCCTTTCATTAGATAATAGTTGCAAGAGGTGCCTAAACTCTGGCATTGTATACCTTCACCACCTCATAGCAATAGATGATAATGTCACATTAAGTGTCTGTCGCGATGCAGTTTTTGTGACACTTGCAAACCAAGGTGGCAAATTTTCTGCTGTTGATATGGCCACTTGCTTCTTTGGTGTTCAAGGGCTCACTGTTCTTCCAG TGTCATCCTCTGAATCATCTACACCTACATCTCCAAATTCTACATCTTCTCCAAGTTCTGTTTCTGCTCAAGCTCCGAGGCAACATCTAAATGCCATTCCTATCAACAAAGTTCATCACACCTACCACCTTACGCTGATTCCAGGAATTGGCATTGGGGTTATAGGGCTGACAATTCTGTTGCTTCTGATCTTGATAATGCTTATTCGTAAGAAAAGCAGAGAACTAAAAAATGCAGATACTCCGATAGAGAACTCATGGGATGCTTTCTCAATGCCAAGCACTCAAGTCCGGAGGTGTCAAGAAG GTCCGTCAACAATGTTTCGAAGATTCACCTATGTGGAGATAAAGAAGGCAACAGAAAATTTCAGCACTGTTATAGGCAAAGGTGGGTTTGGAACTGTCTACAAGGCTCAATTTGCAGATGGCTCCATAGCCGCTGCAAAGCGTATGAACAAAGTTTCCAAGCAGGGCGAGGAAGAGTTCTGCCGGGAAATTGAGCTTCTTGCCAGACTGCATCATCGCCATCTTGTTGCTCTCAAGGGTTTTTGTGCTGAAAGAAATGAGAG GTTTCTGGTGTATGAATATATGGAGAATGGAAGCGTTAAGGATCATCTTCATT CATCAGGAAGGAATAGATTAAGCTGGAGGACTAGGTTACAAATTGCGATTGATGTGGCCAATGCTCTG GAGTATCTCCATTTTTTTTGTGATCCTCCCCTATGCCACAGAGACATAAAGTCGAGCAATATTCTTTTGGATGAGAAATTTGTGGCTAAG GTTGCGGATTTTGGTCTTGCGCATGCTTCGAGAAATGGTGCCATCTGCTTTGAGCCAGTAAATACAGATATTCGTGGAA ATACAGGATACATGGATCCTGAATATGTGGTGACTCAAGAGCTGACAGAGAAGAGTGATATATACAGCTACGGCGTGTTATTGCTGGAACTGGTGACCGGGAGGAGAGCCATACAAGAAAACAGGAATCTGGTCGAGTGGTCTCAGCAATTCATGGCAACAGATTCAAGGTTATCGGAATTGGTAGACCCCGCCGTTAGGGACTCATTTGATATTGAGCAGCTGCATATGGTGGTAGGGGTTGTGCGGTGGTGTACCCACAGGGAAGGGCGAGCAAGGCCATCGATCAAGCAAGTGCTCAGGGTGTTCTCCGAGCATTTGGATCCAGCGCAAAATGGCTTCTCTGGAAATGAAGGCAGCGATGGTTATGGCAGCGGGGGGACTAGCAAAGCAATAATACACAAAAACGAGGTGGTTCCTTATAGCGGTGACGGAAGGTGTCTACAATCGTCGTCGAGCACTTCGAGATCCTATTGTAGTCGGAGCGTCTTGCTGGAGAGTGGTTCGCCACAATCTCCCCCCGGCATGATCTCTCTTTAA